One genomic segment of Streptomyces liangshanensis includes these proteins:
- a CDS encoding glycosyltransferase family 39 protein encodes MSSAFAPPRTSPPAGRRSAPHPPDALVVVGPVALTVALGLWGIRRRDSMWGDESVTYQLAHRGLSRIWHTTQHVDLVHALYYAVMHEIFGLFGGGLLTLRLPSVLAMSLAAAGVGLLGRRLAGPRAGLLAGLVFPLLPQIQQYAQEGRSYAMVCALVTWATYALVGSVAHRSRRRWVVYGSTLLLACLLHEFAVLALVAHGVTLIVSGAARPVLRAWSATAAAVVTGLLPLAVRSSGQAGQVSWIGWPGPVRLAGFLVLAAVGAVCARAPLEGRGPVRLSALALPILVLPGLLLLLLSPVEPLFAERYVLYSCTGFALLLGAWTDHVLRLRPSSRTSWVAALAVLASLLPAALFLRTPGSQHDDVVAIGAAVRREGRPGDGLLYLSGRHRVWTGADPGGTRLLTDLALARDAVSSDTLAGVELPAAEIAARMLRFDRIVVVRDPAGEHSPSDAREEAKTRTLRRYFRPWETTRVTGARVTLFVRDRGVSPADGPPPGP; translated from the coding sequence GTGTCCTCAGCCTTCGCACCGCCCCGAACGTCCCCGCCCGCCGGCCGCCGGAGCGCCCCACACCCGCCCGACGCCCTGGTCGTGGTCGGGCCCGTGGCGCTGACCGTCGCTCTCGGGCTCTGGGGCATCCGCAGGCGCGACAGCATGTGGGGGGACGAGTCGGTCACGTACCAACTCGCCCACCGCGGCCTTTCGCGGATATGGCACACGACACAGCACGTGGATCTGGTGCACGCCCTCTACTACGCCGTGATGCACGAGATCTTCGGTCTCTTCGGCGGCGGGCTGCTGACCCTGCGGCTGCCCTCCGTGCTGGCGATGTCCCTCGCGGCGGCCGGGGTCGGGCTGCTGGGGCGGCGCCTCGCGGGACCCCGTGCGGGGCTGCTCGCCGGGCTGGTGTTCCCGCTCCTCCCCCAGATCCAGCAGTACGCGCAGGAGGGGCGTTCGTACGCCATGGTGTGCGCCCTGGTCACCTGGGCCACGTACGCGCTGGTCGGCAGTGTCGCGCACCGCTCCCGGCGGCGGTGGGTGGTCTACGGCTCCACCCTGCTGCTGGCCTGTCTGCTCCACGAGTTCGCGGTCCTGGCCCTGGTGGCGCACGGCGTGACCCTGATCGTCTCGGGTGCGGCACGGCCGGTGCTCCGGGCGTGGAGCGCGACCGCCGCGGCCGTGGTGACGGGGCTGCTGCCGCTGGCCGTGCGCAGTTCCGGGCAGGCGGGGCAGGTGTCGTGGATCGGCTGGCCGGGGCCGGTGCGGCTGGCCGGCTTCCTGGTCCTGGCGGCGGTGGGCGCGGTGTGTGCCCGGGCGCCGCTGGAGGGGAGAGGGCCGGTCCGGCTGTCCGCGCTGGCGCTGCCGATCCTGGTGCTCCCGGGCCTTCTGCTGCTGCTCCTCTCCCCCGTCGAGCCGCTCTTCGCCGAGCGGTACGTCCTCTACAGCTGCACCGGATTCGCGTTGCTGCTGGGCGCGTGGACGGATCATGTCCTCCGGCTGCGGCCGTCCTCCCGGACGTCCTGGGTCGCGGCGCTCGCCGTCCTGGCCTCGCTCCTGCCGGCCGCTCTCTTCCTGCGGACGCCCGGGAGCCAGCACGACGACGTCGTCGCCATCGGCGCCGCCGTACGGAGGGAGGGCCGTCCCGGCGACGGTCTGCTCTATCTGTCCGGCCGGCACCGCGTCTGGACCGGGGCGGACCCCGGGGGCACCCGCCTCCTGACGGATCTGGCCCTGGCGCGCGACGCCGTCTCCTCGGACACGCTCGCCGGTGTGGAGCTTCCCGCCGCCGAGATCGCGGCGCGCATGCTGCGGTTCGACCGGATCGTCGTCGTCCGTGACCCGGCGGGTGAGCATTCACCGTCGGACGCGCGGGAGGAGGCGAAGACGCGCACCTTGCGGCGGTACTTCCGGCCGTGGGAAACAACCCGGGTCACCGGGGCGCGGGTCACCCTCTTCGTACGCGACCGGGGCGTGTCACCGGCGGACGGGCCGCCCCCCGGCCCGTGA
- a CDS encoding CGNR zinc finger domain-containing protein, giving the protein MEDSVVVDLLNTTPVVDGRTVDRLADDAAADAWLTAHGGGTGGAGERAALRSVRRDLQAVVRGQRPATILNAALADVGQHPVIDGDGLRWDLYAPPERALPARIVLAWAALSARMPGRLRPCANDECDLFLLDRSRSNTARWCSMTTCGNRLKARRHQARRTDA; this is encoded by the coding sequence ATGGAGGACAGCGTCGTGGTCGACCTGCTCAACACCACCCCCGTCGTCGACGGCCGAACGGTGGACCGGCTCGCGGACGACGCCGCGGCCGACGCCTGGCTGACCGCGCACGGCGGTGGGACCGGCGGAGCCGGGGAACGGGCCGCGCTGCGGAGCGTGCGCCGGGACCTCCAGGCGGTGGTACGGGGTCAGCGGCCCGCCACGATCCTCAACGCGGCCCTGGCGGACGTCGGTCAGCACCCGGTGATCGACGGCGACGGCCTGCGCTGGGACCTGTACGCGCCCCCCGAGCGCGCCCTCCCCGCCCGGATCGTGCTGGCCTGGGCCGCGCTGTCCGCGCGCATGCCCGGACGGCTGCGCCCCTGCGCCAACGACGAGTGCGATCTCTTCCTGCTCGACCGCAGCCGCTCCAACACCGCCCGCTGGTGCTCGATGACCACCTGCGGCAACCGCCTCAAGGCCCGCCGCCACCAGGCCCGCCGCACCGACGCCTGA
- a CDS encoding alpha/beta fold hydrolase, which yields MSAVHHRSIDVDGRRVFYREAGDPGAPAVVLLHGFPASSFMYRDLIPLLADRYHVVAPDLLGFGLSDAPPVEEFDYTFDALADSVEGFLRATGVERFAMYVQDYGAPVGWRLALRDPSRITAIVTQNGNAYVEGFVESFWKPLWEYAADPTEERSAPLRDALTPDTIRWQYVHGVPDPSLVSPDTWAHDHAAVSRPGNDEVQLKLFREYPTNVGLYEDVHAYFRSSQVPLLAVWGRNDEIFGPDGARAFRRDLPDAEIHLLDGGHFLLESELTAVAALMTPFLERALG from the coding sequence ATGTCCGCAGTGCACCACCGCAGCATCGACGTCGACGGCCGGCGGGTCTTCTACCGCGAGGCGGGCGACCCCGGGGCGCCCGCCGTCGTCCTCCTGCACGGATTCCCGGCGAGTTCCTTCATGTACCGCGACCTCATCCCGCTGCTGGCCGACCGCTACCACGTCGTCGCGCCCGACCTGTTGGGCTTCGGCCTCAGCGACGCCCCGCCGGTGGAGGAGTTCGACTACACCTTCGACGCGCTCGCCGACTCGGTCGAGGGCTTCCTGCGCGCGACCGGCGTCGAGCGGTTCGCGATGTACGTCCAGGACTACGGCGCGCCGGTGGGATGGCGGCTGGCGCTGCGCGACCCGTCGCGGATCACCGCGATCGTCACGCAGAACGGCAACGCGTACGTGGAAGGCTTCGTGGAGTCCTTCTGGAAGCCGCTCTGGGAGTACGCCGCCGATCCCACCGAGGAGAGGTCGGCGCCGCTGCGCGACGCGCTCACCCCGGACACGATCCGGTGGCAGTACGTCCACGGCGTACCGGACCCGAGCCTCGTGAGCCCCGACACCTGGGCCCACGACCACGCCGCCGTGAGCCGGCCCGGCAACGACGAGGTGCAGCTCAAGCTCTTCCGCGAGTACCCGACCAACGTGGGCCTGTACGAGGACGTGCACGCGTACTTCCGCTCGTCGCAGGTCCCGCTGCTCGCCGTCTGGGGCCGTAACGACGAGATCTTCGGCCCGGACGGGGCGCGGGCCTTCCGCCGTGACCTGCCGGACGCGGAGATCCACCTGCTGGACGGCGGCCACTTCCTGCTGGAGAGCGAACTGACCGCCGTGGCCGCGCTGATGACGCCGTTCCTGGAGCGCGCGCTCGGCTGA